In Synechococcus sp. A18-25c, a single window of DNA contains:
- the carB gene encoding carbamoyl-phosphate synthase large subunit produces the protein MPRRNDLRRILLLGSGPIVIGQACEFDYSGTQACKALRAEGYEVILVNSNPASIMTDPDMADRTYVEPLTPEVVARVIETERPDALLPTMGGQTALNLAVALAENGTLERFGVELIGADLQAIRKAEDRLLFKQAMERIGVKVCPSGIASSLEEAEAVGAAIASFPRIIRPAFTLGGSGGGIAYNPEEYAAICKSGLDASPVSQILIEKSLLGWKEFELEVMRDLADNVVIVCSIENLDPMGVHTGDSITVAPAQTLTDREYQRLRDQSIAIIREIGVATGGSNIQFAINPADGEVVVIEMNPRVSRSSALASKATGFPIAKIAARLAVGYTLDEILNDITGKTPACFEPTIDYVVTKIPRFAFEKFRGSPAVLTTAMKSVGEAMAIGRCFEESFQKALRSLETGLSGWGGDRDEPVFTDAELERSLRTPSPDRILSVRAAMLAGRSDQQIHALSRIDPWFLAKLRLLIDAETELLKGRVLADLSSDDFLRLKQLGYSDRQIAWFTEADELAVRSARQSLDVRPVFKTVDTCAAEFASTTPYHYSTYERPAARLDASGALVSLPTATEVSLELKRKLMILGGGPNRIGQGIEFDYCCCHASFSAQDLGFATVMVNSNPETVSTDYDSSDRLYFEPLTFEDVLNVIEAERPDGVIVQFGGQTPLKLAMPLLRWLQSAEGQATGTRIWGTSPESIDRAEDREQFEAILRELEIRQPRNGLARSEAEALAVAESVGYPVVVRPSYVLGGRAMEVVYDEAELNRYMREAVQVEPDHPVLIDQYLQNAIEVDVDALCDRDGVVVIGGLMEHIEPAGIHSGDSACCLPSISLGDEALATIRSWARDLALRLKVQGLINLQFAVQRTESGEERVFIIEANPRASRTVPFVAKATGVPLARVATRLMAGETLADVGVTEEPRPPLQAVKEAVLPFRRFPGADSLLGPEMRSTGEVMGWAPQFGMAYAKAEQAAGDALPTQGTVFLSTHNRDKPALVPVAKRLLDLGFSLTATSGTASTLHEAGLAVEPVLKVHEGRPNIEDQIRSGDVQLVINTPIGRQAAHDDRYLRRAALDYSVPTLTTLAGARSAVQAIEALQSQTFGIHALQDVHDQVQAR, from the coding sequence ATGCCACGGCGGAACGATCTTCGTCGCATCCTTCTGCTGGGTTCGGGGCCGATCGTGATCGGACAGGCCTGCGAGTTCGATTACTCGGGCACCCAGGCCTGTAAAGCACTTCGCGCCGAGGGCTACGAAGTGATCCTGGTGAATTCCAATCCGGCGTCGATCATGACCGATCCGGACATGGCGGATCGCACCTACGTGGAACCGCTCACGCCTGAAGTGGTGGCTCGGGTGATCGAGACGGAACGTCCGGATGCGCTGCTGCCCACCATGGGTGGTCAGACGGCACTGAATTTGGCGGTTGCCCTGGCTGAAAACGGCACCCTGGAGCGCTTTGGGGTTGAGCTGATCGGTGCGGATCTTCAGGCCATCCGCAAAGCCGAGGATCGACTGCTGTTCAAGCAGGCCATGGAGCGCATCGGCGTGAAAGTCTGCCCCTCAGGCATCGCTTCGTCCTTGGAGGAAGCCGAAGCGGTGGGCGCTGCCATTGCGTCCTTTCCGCGCATCATCCGACCGGCGTTCACGCTGGGCGGCAGCGGCGGTGGCATCGCGTACAACCCTGAGGAGTACGCCGCGATTTGCAAAAGCGGTCTTGATGCCAGTCCCGTCTCTCAGATTCTGATTGAAAAGTCTCTGCTGGGCTGGAAGGAATTTGAGCTGGAGGTGATGCGTGATCTGGCGGACAACGTTGTGATTGTCTGCAGCATCGAAAACCTGGACCCCATGGGGGTTCACACCGGGGATTCGATCACGGTGGCTCCGGCCCAGACCCTTACCGACCGTGAATATCAGCGCCTGAGGGATCAGTCGATCGCCATCATCCGCGAGATCGGTGTGGCCACCGGCGGCAGCAACATTCAGTTCGCCATCAACCCCGCCGATGGTGAGGTGGTGGTGATCGAGATGAATCCCCGGGTGAGTCGCTCGTCGGCCCTGGCCAGCAAAGCGACAGGCTTCCCCATTGCCAAGATCGCCGCCCGTTTGGCTGTCGGTTACACGCTCGACGAAATTCTCAACGACATCACCGGTAAGACCCCGGCCTGCTTCGAGCCCACGATCGACTACGTCGTCACCAAGATCCCCCGATTCGCCTTTGAGAAATTCCGTGGATCTCCCGCGGTGCTCACAACGGCGATGAAATCGGTGGGTGAAGCGATGGCCATTGGTCGCTGTTTCGAGGAGTCGTTTCAGAAAGCGCTTCGTTCTCTGGAAACGGGTCTTTCCGGTTGGGGCGGCGATCGCGATGAACCCGTTTTCACAGATGCTGAACTGGAGCGTTCGTTGCGGACGCCCTCTCCGGATCGGATCCTTTCCGTGCGCGCAGCGATGTTGGCCGGCCGTAGTGATCAGCAGATCCATGCCCTCAGCCGAATTGATCCCTGGTTCCTGGCGAAGTTACGGCTGTTAATCGATGCAGAAACTGAGCTGCTGAAGGGGCGTGTACTAGCTGACCTCAGCAGCGATGACTTCCTCCGTCTCAAGCAGCTGGGCTACTCCGATCGTCAGATCGCCTGGTTTACGGAGGCTGATGAGCTCGCGGTGCGCTCGGCACGCCAATCTTTGGACGTCCGCCCAGTGTTCAAAACCGTCGACACCTGTGCGGCTGAATTCGCATCAACAACGCCTTATCACTACTCCACTTACGAGCGGCCGGCAGCACGCCTGGATGCATCCGGTGCGCTGGTGTCCCTGCCCACGGCCACTGAGGTCTCGCTGGAATTAAAGCGCAAGCTGATGATCCTTGGTGGTGGTCCGAATCGGATTGGACAGGGCATTGAGTTCGACTACTGCTGCTGTCATGCGTCGTTCTCTGCGCAGGATCTTGGTTTTGCCACCGTGATGGTCAACAGCAACCCTGAGACCGTTTCCACCGATTACGACAGCAGCGACAGGCTGTATTTCGAGCCCCTCACGTTTGAGGATGTTCTGAATGTGATTGAGGCGGAACGCCCGGATGGCGTGATCGTGCAGTTCGGTGGCCAGACCCCGCTCAAGCTGGCCATGCCGCTGCTGCGTTGGCTGCAATCTGCGGAGGGGCAGGCCACAGGAACCCGCATTTGGGGAACATCACCGGAATCGATCGATCGCGCAGAAGACCGGGAACAGTTCGAAGCGATCCTGCGCGAGCTTGAGATCCGTCAGCCCCGCAATGGCCTGGCCCGCAGTGAGGCAGAAGCCTTGGCGGTGGCTGAATCCGTTGGGTATCCCGTTGTGGTGCGGCCGTCTTACGTGCTGGGTGGTCGCGCCATGGAAGTGGTCTACGACGAAGCGGAACTCAATCGCTACATGCGTGAAGCCGTGCAGGTGGAACCCGACCATCCTGTGCTGATTGATCAGTACCTGCAGAACGCCATTGAGGTGGATGTGGATGCACTTTGCGATCGCGATGGAGTGGTGGTCATTGGCGGCTTGATGGAGCACATCGAACCAGCGGGAATTCATTCCGGGGACTCCGCATGCTGTCTGCCGTCGATCTCCCTGGGCGATGAGGCTCTGGCCACCATCCGGTCCTGGGCGCGGGACTTGGCTCTGCGTCTGAAGGTTCAGGGCTTGATCAATCTTCAGTTCGCGGTTCAGCGCACCGAATCTGGTGAAGAACGCGTCTTCATCATCGAAGCAAATCCCCGTGCTTCTCGCACTGTTCCTTTCGTGGCCAAGGCCACCGGTGTGCCGCTGGCGCGGGTTGCCACCCGTCTGATGGCTGGTGAAACGCTGGCTGATGTGGGCGTCACGGAAGAGCCAAGGCCACCGCTGCAGGCTGTCAAAGAAGCTGTGCTTCCCTTCCGCCGTTTCCCGGGTGCTGATTCATTGCTGGGACCTGAAATGCGTTCCACTGGTGAGGTGATGGGATGGGCTCCTCAGTTCGGCATGGCTTACGCCAAGGCCGAGCAGGCTGCTGGTGATGCGCTCCCAACCCAGGGAACGGTGTTCTTGTCCACTCACAACCGTGATAAGCCCGCTCTGGTTCCTGTGGCGAAGCGACTGCTCGATCTGGGTTTTTCGCTGACAGCCACGTCAGGGACCGCTTCCACGTTGCATGAAGCCGGTCTGGCCGTCGAGCCTGTGTTGAAGGTGCATGAGGGGCGTCCAAACATTGAGGATCAGATCCGTTCAGGCGACGTGCAGCTGGTGATCAACACGCCCATAGGACGCCAGGCTGCCCACGACGACCGTTATCTGCGTCGCGCAGCGCTGGATTACTCCGTGCCCACCCTCACCACGCTGGCGGGAGCGCGTTCAGCGGTGCAGGCCATCGAGGCCCTTCAGTCCCAGACGTTTGGAATCCATGCTTTGCAAGATGTTCATGATCAGGTGCAGGCCCGGTAA
- a CDS encoding DUF3386 domain-containing protein: protein MTVSSPSTIAAGSDCRDAFRAAYENRYTWDPGFGGYKGRCIWQQGERTVEGRFQVGADLKASVEGIEDAEVEKAVASQLWEVAIHRVRRPFEQVHGENTFTAGNSTAEGLEVLIGGKGEGDRYRIKDDVVTMVHRHIHGTVVTIHTGSTTDTGAGYLSRDYTSQYSDPATGEAKGPANSFEDTFVALGDQGRWVLERRAIQTKDADGNDSVQVFQFIDLEAL from the coding sequence GTGACCGTCTCCAGCCCTTCAACCATTGCCGCAGGCAGCGACTGCCGCGATGCCTTTCGTGCCGCCTATGAAAACCGCTACACCTGGGATCCCGGGTTTGGTGGCTACAAGGGTCGCTGCATCTGGCAGCAGGGCGAGCGGACTGTGGAAGGTCGATTCCAGGTTGGTGCTGATCTGAAGGCCAGTGTCGAGGGCATTGAAGATGCCGAGGTTGAAAAGGCCGTGGCCTCACAGCTTTGGGAAGTGGCCATCCACCGTGTGCGTCGTCCCTTTGAGCAAGTGCATGGCGAGAACACTTTCACGGCTGGCAACAGCACTGCCGAAGGCCTGGAAGTGTTGATCGGCGGCAAGGGGGAAGGCGACCGCTATCGCATCAAGGATGACGTGGTGACCATGGTTCACCGTCATATCCACGGCACGGTAGTGACGATTCACACCGGCAGCACCACGGATACCGGCGCTGGTTATTTGAGCCGCGACTACACCAGTCAGTATTCGGATCCCGCAACAGGTGAGGCCAAGGGACCTGCCAATTCCTTTGAAGACACCTTTGTTGCTCTGGGTGATCAGGGCCGCTGGGTGTTGGAGCGTCGTGCCATCCAGACCAAGGATGCCGATGGCAACGACAGTGTTCAGGTGTTCCAGTTCATCGATCTGGAGGCGTTGTGA
- a CDS encoding sodium:alanine symporter family protein gives MIVFAQSPSGLDRLVTSINGPINAFAWGWPTIGLISFTGVLLMVGLGFMPILRLPYGVRMMFSSPEKADEGDITPFQALMTSLAATVGTGNIAGVASAIAIGGPGAVFWMWLIAFFGIATKYAEAVLAVHYREVDELGNHVGGPMYYIRNGLGPRWMWLAGLFALFGMLAGFGIGNGVQCFEVSSALLTFGIPRAYTAVVLGVLVFAVIVGGVRRISEVASAVVPFMAIAYVLACLIILLTNISALPEAFGSIFTNAFTGKAAATGTLTQVILMGFKRGIFSNEAGLGSAPIAHAAARTNDPVRQGTVAMLGTFIDTLIICTLTALVILVSGAMDGVLSGSDLSIAAFNQALNGSGLVVTLGLLIFAFTTVLGWSFYGERCTEYLFGVRAILPFRMVWVVVVVVGCLVGDRGVVWGVADTLNGLMAIPNLIALLLLSGTVFQLSRSYFSRSVETAD, from the coding sequence ATGATTGTTTTTGCTCAATCCCCTTCGGGCCTGGATCGTCTGGTCACGTCCATCAATGGTCCCATCAACGCCTTCGCATGGGGTTGGCCCACGATCGGGTTGATTTCCTTTACCGGCGTTCTGCTGATGGTCGGTCTGGGATTCATGCCGATTCTGCGTCTGCCGTATGGCGTGCGCATGATGTTCTCCAGTCCTGAAAAGGCCGATGAGGGCGATATCACCCCCTTCCAGGCCCTTATGACGTCTTTGGCGGCAACCGTGGGCACCGGCAATATCGCCGGGGTGGCCTCAGCAATCGCCATCGGTGGACCCGGTGCTGTGTTCTGGATGTGGTTGATCGCATTCTTTGGCATCGCAACCAAGTACGCCGAGGCGGTGCTCGCCGTCCACTACCGCGAGGTGGATGAATTGGGCAACCACGTCGGCGGACCGATGTATTACATCCGCAATGGTCTTGGCCCTCGCTGGATGTGGCTCGCTGGCCTGTTTGCCCTTTTCGGCATGCTCGCCGGGTTCGGGATCGGCAATGGCGTCCAGTGTTTTGAAGTGTCGAGTGCTCTGCTGACCTTCGGCATTCCCCGTGCCTACACGGCTGTTGTTCTCGGCGTTCTGGTGTTTGCCGTGATCGTCGGTGGTGTGCGTCGAATTTCCGAGGTCGCCTCGGCAGTCGTGCCATTCATGGCCATTGCCTATGTTCTGGCTTGTCTGATCATCCTGTTGACCAATATCAGCGCTTTGCCCGAAGCCTTCGGCAGCATCTTCACCAATGCCTTCACGGGGAAAGCGGCAGCGACTGGCACCCTGACCCAAGTGATCCTGATGGGCTTTAAACGGGGAATTTTCTCCAATGAAGCTGGTCTAGGCAGTGCTCCCATCGCCCACGCTGCGGCCAGAACCAACGACCCTGTCCGTCAAGGCACGGTGGCCATGCTGGGCACGTTCATCGACACCTTGATCATTTGCACTCTCACCGCTTTGGTGATTTTGGTGAGCGGAGCCATGGATGGCGTTCTCTCCGGCTCTGACTTATCGATCGCCGCCTTCAACCAGGCCTTGAACGGATCCGGTTTGGTGGTGACGTTGGGACTGCTGATCTTTGCATTCACCACAGTGCTGGGCTGGAGTTTCTACGGCGAGCGCTGCACCGAATATCTGTTCGGTGTTCGCGCCATCCTTCCGTTCCGCATGGTTTGGGTGGTCGTGGTCGTGGTCGGTTGTCTTGTGGGCGACCGTGGTGTCGTCTGGGGTGTTGCTGACACACTTAACGGATTGATGGCGATTCCCAACTTGATTGCCTTATTGCTGCTGTCTGGAACGGTGTTCCAACTCAGCCGCAGTTATTTCAGCCGCTCGGTTGAAACCGCTGACTGA
- a CDS encoding DUF6447 family protein — protein sequence MTATPTENPVLTFEGKRYDLNALPDELKELVRGMQVADAQLRMHEDTLKVLAVGRQSLAMQLNERLKNVTPLPDNG from the coding sequence ATGACTGCCACTCCTACGGAAAACCCTGTGCTCACCTTCGAAGGCAAGCGCTACGACCTCAATGCCCTGCCTGACGAACTGAAAGAGCTGGTTCGTGGCATGCAGGTTGCCGACGCTCAATTGAGAATGCACGAAGACACCCTCAAAGTGTTGGCCGTAGGACGTCAATCACTGGCCATGCAGCTAAACGAACGGCTCAAGAACGTCACCCCCCTGCCCGACAACGGCTGA
- a CDS encoding ABC transporter ATP-binding protein, translated as MLKPSEAGFRRLLPLLRPHLRQLVVGLICMLVYVSSFLLLLNLAGDLFPALGSRDLGRVLSLIGQGVLIFAVQKLAQFGQDSLLAGPALQVSKTLRSDLFSKLQTVELGALEKLSAGDLTYRLTEDADRVSEVLYKSVHDTLPSVLQLFAVLGYMLWLDWKLTASILLLAPLIIWLISMFGARVMTATERSQKKVSELAGLLGEAIEGLPLVRAFAAEPWLQGRFEEEIDQHRKARHRTYSLVALQHPVVGMIEVVGLFSVLGLAAWRIQSNDLSIAGLSSYLTGLVVLIDPIAHVTNNFNEFQQGQASLRRLRQIERQPQEAADPNPAIPIGRPAGHLNLREVNFAYGDGEPVLNDINLSIHAGQVVALVGPSGAGKSTLFSLLLRFNTAQSGEIELDGANLSQVKARELRKQVALVPQRTTVFSGSIADAILFGREASHQQLTEAARLANAHDFIMALPKGYDTQLEERGTNVSGGQLQRIAIARAVLGNPAVLLLDEATSALDAEAEAAVQLGLRQAMHGRTVLVIAHRLATVQEADQIVVLDQGRISEEGTHDQLMASNGRYRDLCERQMIRDGRG; from the coding sequence ATGCTGAAACCGTCCGAAGCAGGATTCCGCAGGCTTCTGCCCCTGCTCCGTCCACACCTGCGTCAACTGGTGGTCGGGCTGATCTGCATGCTCGTGTACGTCAGCAGCTTCCTGCTGCTGCTCAACCTCGCCGGTGACCTGTTCCCAGCCCTCGGTTCCCGGGATCTCGGACGCGTGCTCAGCCTGATCGGACAGGGGGTGCTGATCTTTGCTGTGCAGAAACTGGCTCAGTTCGGCCAGGACTCACTGCTGGCCGGACCTGCACTGCAAGTGAGCAAAACCCTGCGCAGTGACCTGTTCAGCAAGCTCCAGACCGTGGAACTGGGGGCTTTGGAGAAACTCTCTGCAGGCGATCTCACCTACCGCCTGACCGAGGATGCGGATCGGGTGAGTGAAGTGCTCTACAAGTCGGTGCACGACACGTTGCCCAGCGTGCTGCAGCTGTTCGCCGTGCTGGGCTACATGCTCTGGCTCGACTGGAAACTCACGGCGTCGATTCTGTTGCTCGCCCCTCTGATCATCTGGCTGATCAGCATGTTCGGCGCACGGGTGATGACCGCCACCGAACGCAGTCAGAAGAAGGTGAGTGAACTGGCCGGCCTTCTGGGCGAAGCCATTGAAGGACTCCCCCTGGTGCGCGCCTTCGCTGCCGAGCCATGGCTGCAAGGCCGCTTCGAAGAGGAGATCGATCAGCACAGGAAAGCGCGACACCGCACGTACAGCCTGGTCGCCCTGCAGCACCCTGTTGTGGGAATGATCGAGGTAGTCGGCCTCTTCTCCGTCCTGGGACTAGCCGCCTGGAGGATTCAGAGCAATGACCTAAGCATTGCCGGATTAAGCAGCTATCTCACCGGGTTGGTGGTGCTGATTGATCCCATCGCTCACGTCACCAATAACTTCAACGAGTTTCAGCAGGGCCAAGCGTCGTTACGGCGTCTCCGCCAGATCGAACGCCAACCCCAGGAAGCAGCCGACCCAAACCCTGCCATTCCGATCGGACGCCCGGCAGGTCACCTGAACCTGCGGGAGGTCAACTTTGCCTATGGCGACGGTGAGCCGGTGCTGAACGACATCAACCTCAGCATTCACGCAGGGCAAGTGGTGGCCCTGGTCGGCCCCTCGGGAGCCGGCAAGAGCACCCTGTTCTCGCTGCTGCTGCGCTTCAACACGGCACAGTCGGGTGAGATTGAACTGGATGGTGCCAACCTGTCGCAAGTGAAAGCACGCGAATTGCGCAAGCAGGTGGCGCTTGTGCCTCAGCGCACCACCGTGTTTTCAGGCAGCATCGCCGACGCAATCCTCTTTGGCCGCGAAGCCAGCCACCAACAGCTGACCGAAGCCGCCCGTCTGGCCAATGCCCACGACTTCATCATGGCGTTGCCCAAGGGGTATGACACCCAACTTGAGGAGCGAGGCACGAACGTGTCCGGCGGCCAGCTGCAACGGATTGCCATTGCACGGGCTGTGCTCGGCAACCCTGCTGTTCTGCTGCTTGATGAAGCCACTAGTGCCCTCGATGCCGAAGCTGAGGCGGCCGTTCAGCTGGGGCTACGCCAGGCCATGCATGGACGCACGGTGTTGGTGATCGCTCATCGCCTGGCGACGGTTCAGGAGGCTGACCAGATTGTTGTTTTGGATCAGGGCCGCATCAGTGAAGAGGGAACCCATGATCAGCTGATGGCGAGCAATGGTCGCTATCGCGATCTGTGTGAACGTCAGATGATTCGCGATGGACGCGGCTAA
- a CDS encoding RNA-binding S4 domain-containing protein: protein MVFLAVPSMRLDQFLKWKGWVGTGGEAKMRIQAGEVVVNDCVITQRGRQLHVGDHVSMGTDQAIVTDI, encoded by the coding sequence ATGGTCTTCCTCGCTGTTCCCTCGATGCGTCTTGATCAGTTCCTGAAATGGAAAGGCTGGGTCGGGACAGGCGGTGAGGCCAAGATGCGCATCCAAGCAGGTGAAGTGGTGGTGAATGATTGCGTCATCACCCAGCGTGGTCGTCAGCTTCATGTGGGTGATCATGTGTCGATGGGCACCGATCAGGCCATCGTCACCGACATCTGA
- the tpiA gene encoding triose-phosphate isomerase, with product MRKPVIAGNWKMHMTCAQTRDWLSTFLPLIANTSDDRHVVVAPPFTAISTMAEASSGSRVEIASQNVHWEGQGAYTAEISPSMLEEHGVRYAIVGHSEPRKYFSESDEQINHRARSAQANGLIPIVCVGESDEQRSRGEAERVIRRQVEQGLEGLDPSHLVVAYEPIWAIGTGKTCESAEANRICGLIRSWVGAPDLVIQYGGSVKPANIDELMGMSDIDGVLVGGASLDPESFARIANYQAA from the coding sequence GTGCGCAAACCGGTGATCGCTGGAAACTGGAAGATGCACATGACTTGTGCCCAGACCCGAGATTGGTTGAGCACCTTTCTTCCACTGATCGCCAACACCTCTGACGATCGCCATGTGGTGGTGGCACCCCCGTTCACGGCGATAAGCACCATGGCGGAAGCGAGTTCAGGGTCGCGGGTCGAGATTGCTAGTCAGAACGTGCATTGGGAGGGCCAGGGGGCCTACACCGCTGAGATTTCACCATCGATGCTCGAAGAGCACGGGGTGCGTTACGCGATCGTCGGTCATAGCGAACCACGCAAGTACTTCAGCGAAAGCGACGAACAGATCAATCACCGGGCGCGTTCGGCTCAGGCCAACGGGCTGATCCCAATCGTTTGCGTCGGTGAAAGTGATGAACAGCGCAGCCGCGGCGAAGCCGAACGTGTGATCCGTCGTCAGGTGGAGCAGGGACTGGAAGGTCTTGATCCCAGCCATCTGGTCGTGGCCTACGAACCCATCTGGGCCATCGGAACAGGCAAGACCTGTGAATCCGCCGAGGCCAATCGCATCTGTGGCCTGATCCGCAGCTGGGTGGGGGCTCCTGACCTCGTCATCCAGTACGGCGGCTCCGTGAAGCCAGCCAACATCGATGAGCTCATGGGGATGAGCGACATCGATGGTGTGCTGGTGGGCGGCGCTTCGCTAGATCCAGAAAGCTTCGCTCGCATCGCGAACTACCAAGCCGCCTGA
- the folP gene encoding dihydropteroate synthase has protein sequence MRRPVCWDERSAVMGVINLTPDSFSDGGRFNRLDLALREASKQVSAGADVLDLGAQSTRPGAEEVGAEEELRRLLPSLGAIRSAHPELIISVDTFLAPVAEAALAAGADWINDVSGGRRDPAMVALVADAGCPYVLMHSRGDSSTMDACTDYGDRGVVAGVLSELRRSTDRALAAGLRREQLIWDPGLGFAKSNDQNLELLCRLEELQQDGIPLLLGPSRKRFIGAVLDEPRARARIWGTAAVCARAVEAGVQVLRVHDVGPMSQVVRMAAAVKRTA, from the coding sequence ATGCGACGTCCGGTTTGCTGGGACGAACGTTCGGCCGTGATGGGGGTGATCAATCTCACTCCGGATTCCTTTAGTGACGGCGGTCGTTTCAACCGGCTTGATCTCGCCCTCAGAGAGGCCTCAAAGCAGGTGTCCGCTGGGGCGGATGTGCTGGATCTCGGGGCTCAGAGCACCCGACCTGGAGCTGAGGAGGTGGGTGCTGAAGAAGAGCTCCGACGCCTGCTCCCTTCTCTGGGTGCGATTCGATCAGCCCATCCCGAGCTGATCATTTCCGTTGATACCTTTCTGGCTCCGGTGGCGGAGGCTGCTTTGGCAGCCGGTGCTGACTGGATCAATGATGTCAGTGGTGGCCGGCGGGACCCCGCGATGGTTGCACTGGTGGCGGACGCTGGATGCCCCTACGTGCTGATGCACAGCAGGGGAGACAGCAGCACGATGGATGCATGCACGGATTACGGCGATCGCGGAGTGGTGGCCGGTGTGCTCAGTGAGCTCCGCCGCAGCACGGATCGTGCTTTGGCTGCCGGTTTACGGCGGGAGCAACTGATCTGGGATCCAGGCCTTGGCTTCGCCAAGTCCAACGACCAGAATCTGGAGCTCCTTTGCCGGTTGGAAGAGCTGCAACAGGATGGCATTCCTCTTTTGCTCGGTCCTTCCCGAAAGCGATTCATCGGAGCTGTGCTTGATGAGCCTCGAGCTCGGGCCAGGATCTGGGGAACTGCGGCCGTCTGTGCCAGGGCTGTCGAGGCAGGTGTGCAGGTGTTGCGCGTGCACGATGTTGGGCCGATGAGCCAGGTGGTCAGGATGGCCGCAGCAGTCAAGCGGACCGCATGA
- a CDS encoding thiol-disulfide oxidoreductase DCC family protein: MSTSPELTLLYDGGCPLCVREVTFLSRRDRQGTIHFVDVDAQDYRPEDWSGITYRQAMAKIHAIQADGTVLTDVAVFREAYRLIGLGWIYAPTTWPVLGAVVNAAYAVWARFRLRVTGRQPLDQLCEQRCERSL, from the coding sequence ATGAGCACGAGCCCGGAGCTCACTCTCCTCTACGACGGAGGTTGCCCTCTCTGCGTCCGTGAAGTGACGTTCTTGAGTCGCCGTGACCGTCAGGGAACCATCCATTTCGTGGATGTTGATGCACAGGATTACCGGCCTGAGGACTGGTCAGGCATTACGTATCGACAGGCTATGGCCAAGATCCATGCCATTCAGGCCGATGGCACTGTGCTCACCGATGTGGCGGTGTTTCGTGAGGCTTATCGCTTGATCGGCCTTGGCTGGATCTATGCACCAACGACTTGGCCCGTGCTGGGCGCGGTCGTGAACGCGGCCTATGCCGTCTGGGCGCGTTTCCGACTCAGGGTGACAGGGCGTCAGCCTCTGGATCAGCTCTGTGAACAGCGCTGTGAGCGTTCACTCTGA